The following proteins are co-located in the Streptomyces sp. DT2A-34 genome:
- a CDS encoding HNH endonuclease, whose translation MPHVLVLNASYEPLGVVPLRRALVLVLENKAVCLEESGAFMHSATVTVPAPSVVRLKRFVRVPYRGPVPLTRRALFARDGGRCMYCGGVATSVDHVIPRSRGGKHVWDNVVASCRRCNHVKADRHLFEIGWRLRHKPAPPTGLAWRIIGTGHRDPRWLPYLQPFGAEDAMARIDGISA comes from the coding sequence GTGCCGCATGTCCTGGTCCTGAACGCGTCGTACGAGCCGCTCGGCGTCGTACCGCTCCGCCGCGCGCTCGTCCTCGTCCTCGAGAACAAGGCCGTATGCCTCGAGGAGTCCGGCGCCTTCATGCACAGCGCAACCGTCACAGTCCCCGCACCCAGCGTGGTCCGGCTCAAGCGATTCGTCCGGGTTCCCTATCGGGGGCCCGTTCCTCTGACCCGCAGGGCGCTCTTCGCGCGCGACGGGGGCCGGTGCATGTACTGCGGTGGCGTCGCAACCAGCGTCGACCACGTCATCCCGCGCAGCCGCGGGGGCAAGCACGTCTGGGACAACGTGGTGGCCTCGTGCCGCCGCTGCAACCACGTGAAGGCCGACCGACACCTGTTCGAAATCGGCTGGCGGCTGCGCCACAAACCCGCCCCGCCCACCGGTCTCGCCTGGCGCATCATCGGCACCGGGCATAGGGACCCGCGCTGGCTGCCGTACTTGCAGCCGTTCGGCGCGGAGGACGCCATGGCCCGGATCGACGGCATTTCCGCCTGA
- a CDS encoding MFS transporter, protein MAGKGSLGQGFGWLWAAYGVSTFGTRLAFDAFPIIAVVVLHAGATEVALLAASGLAVGAAMAVPLGAWVELRRKRPVMIAADLIRCAALLSIPAAFALDGLGLGQLLVVSVVVAAADITFTAASGAYLKSLVAPEDLLVANGRFEATTWTATALGPPLGGVAIGVFGPMATVLADAASYLLSALGIRAIGGKERQQTRPDAPSGLRVSDLPAGWRHILTHPTLRPLFLNTILVNALIMAPAPVLAVLMLGQLGFTPWQYGLAFAVPCLGGLLGSRLSRRLVARCGRHRVLLTAGTLRACWSVGLAFVGPGTSGLLLVMVVEFGLITCVGVFNPVLATTRLDRTPSDRITRTLSAWQVTGRTTTAAMTALWGLLAALTGPRAAIALAGVLLLATPLLLPRHERAPQHSTTG, encoded by the coding sequence ATGGCGGGCAAGGGGTCGTTGGGGCAGGGTTTCGGGTGGCTGTGGGCGGCATACGGGGTCAGTACGTTCGGGACCCGGCTCGCCTTCGACGCGTTCCCGATCATCGCCGTCGTCGTGCTGCACGCCGGGGCGACCGAGGTGGCGCTGCTGGCGGCCTCGGGGCTCGCGGTGGGGGCGGCGATGGCGGTGCCGCTCGGGGCGTGGGTGGAGCTGCGCCGGAAGCGGCCGGTGATGATCGCGGCGGACCTGATCCGGTGCGCGGCGCTGCTGAGCATCCCCGCCGCCTTCGCGCTGGACGGGCTCGGCCTCGGCCAGTTGCTGGTGGTGTCGGTGGTGGTCGCCGCGGCGGACATTACGTTCACCGCGGCGAGCGGGGCGTATCTGAAGTCCCTCGTGGCGCCGGAGGACCTGCTCGTGGCGAACGGCCGCTTCGAGGCCACGACATGGACGGCCACCGCGCTCGGCCCGCCGCTCGGCGGGGTGGCGATCGGTGTCTTCGGCCCCATGGCGACGGTGCTGGCGGACGCGGCCAGCTATCTGCTGTCGGCGCTGGGGATCCGGGCGATCGGCGGTAAGGAAAGGCAACAGACCCGCCCTGACGCGCCCTCGGGCCTGCGGGTGAGCGACCTCCCGGCGGGCTGGCGGCACATCCTCACCCACCCCACACTGCGCCCGCTGTTCCTCAACACGATCCTGGTCAACGCCCTGATCATGGCGCCGGCCCCGGTGCTCGCCGTCCTCATGCTCGGCCAACTCGGCTTCACCCCCTGGCAGTACGGCCTCGCCTTCGCCGTCCCGTGCCTCGGCGGCCTGCTGGGCTCCCGCCTGTCGCGGCGCCTGGTCGCCCGGTGCGGCCGACACCGGGTCCTGCTCACCGCCGGTACCCTGCGCGCCTGCTGGTCCGTCGGCCTGGCCTTCGTCGGGCCGGGCACGTCCGGCCTCCTGCTCGTCATGGTCGTCGAGTTCGGCCTGATCACCTGCGTGGGCGTCTTCAACCCGGTGCTCGCCACCACCCGCCTCGACCGGACCCCGTCGGACCGGATCACCCGCACCTTGTCGGCATGGCAGGTCACGGGCCGGACCACGACCGCGGCCATGACGGCGCTGTGGGGCCTGCTGGCGGCGCTGACCGGCCCCCGCGCCGCGATCGCCCTCGCCGGGGTCCTGCTGCTGGCGACTCCGCTGCTGCTCCCCCGGCACGAGCGCGCACCGCAGCACAGCACCACCGGGTAA
- a CDS encoding N-acetylglucosamine kinase, producing the protein MGMTACVLAVDAGNSKTDVAVVAADGTVLATARGGGFRPPTVGVEPAMDTLAEAVAEAFTAAGVTRADHVSACLANADFPVEEEQLATALHARAWGATVDVRNDTFAILRAGVPEPRGVAVVCGAGINCVGMRPDGRTARFPALGRISGDWGGGWGLSEEALWHAARAEDGRGGPTALAHTLPAHFGLPTMYALIEALHLEHIAPARRHELTPVLFSTAAAGDPVARELVDRLADEVVTMATVALTRLDLLEEETPVLLGGGVLAARHPRLIDGIRDLLNSRAPKAELGVVTASPVLGAALLGLDRVGAEAEVHERVRTHFES; encoded by the coding sequence GTGGGCATGACCGCATGTGTCCTCGCCGTGGACGCGGGCAACAGCAAGACCGACGTGGCGGTGGTGGCGGCCGACGGAACCGTGCTGGCCACGGCCCGCGGAGGGGGATTCCGCCCGCCGACAGTAGGCGTGGAGCCGGCGATGGACACCCTCGCCGAAGCGGTGGCAGAGGCCTTCACCGCGGCAGGCGTCACCCGCGCCGACCACGTCTCGGCCTGCCTGGCGAACGCCGACTTCCCGGTGGAGGAGGAGCAACTGGCGACCGCGCTGCACGCACGCGCGTGGGGCGCGACCGTCGACGTCCGCAACGACACCTTCGCCATCCTCCGGGCGGGCGTGCCGGAACCCCGCGGTGTGGCCGTCGTCTGCGGCGCCGGCATCAACTGCGTGGGCATGCGGCCCGACGGCCGTACGGCCCGCTTCCCGGCGCTGGGCCGTATCTCCGGCGACTGGGGCGGCGGCTGGGGGCTGTCGGAGGAGGCCCTGTGGCACGCGGCCCGGGCGGAGGACGGCCGCGGAGGGCCCACGGCGTTGGCACACACCCTCCCCGCCCACTTCGGCCTGCCGACGATGTACGCCCTGATCGAGGCCCTGCACCTCGAACACATCGCCCCCGCCCGCCGCCACGAACTGACCCCGGTCCTGTTCAGCACGGCCGCGGCCGGGGACCCGGTCGCCCGCGAGCTCGTCGACCGCCTGGCCGACGAGGTGGTGACGATGGCAACGGTCGCCCTGACCCGGCTGGACCTGCTGGAGGAGGAGACACCGGTGCTGCTGGGCGGGGGTGTCCTGGCGGCGCGGCACCCCCGACTGATCGACGGCATCCGGGACTTGCTCAACTCCCGAGCCCCCAAGGCGGAACTGGGGGTGGTCACGGCGAGTCCGGTGCTGGGGGCGGCGTTGCTGGGACTGGACCGGGTGGGGGCGGAGGCGGAGGTGCATGAGCGGGTACGCACCCACTTCGAATCCTGA
- a CDS encoding carbohydrate ABC transporter permease, giving the protein MSQVLDKPVQLGTPTVAERTARRRALLEWIAIHSLGIAAALFFTLPFLFVVLTSLMSDQQALTRDLVPDTWEWGNYTKVFDTPGFLTWWKNTLVYAGLGTVLTVVSSVPVAYALAKFRFRGRNLSLMLVISMMMLPPQVIIIPMYLFWAKQLDLSGTLWPLIIPMAFGDAFSIFLLRQFLMTIPNEYLDAARVDGCGELRTLLRVVLPMAKPGIAAVALFQFFYAWNDYFGPQIYASENPGAWTLSYGLESFKGAHHTDWNLTMAATVLVMAPVILVFFFAQKAFVEGVTLTGVKG; this is encoded by the coding sequence ATGAGCCAGGTACTGGACAAACCAGTTCAGTTGGGAACCCCAACAGTCGCTGAGCGCACGGCCCGCCGCAGGGCGCTCCTGGAATGGATAGCAATCCATTCCCTCGGCATAGCGGCCGCGCTCTTCTTCACTCTCCCCTTCCTGTTCGTCGTCCTGACCTCGCTGATGAGCGACCAGCAGGCACTCACCCGCGACCTGGTCCCGGACACCTGGGAGTGGGGCAACTACACCAAGGTCTTCGACACACCCGGCTTCCTGACCTGGTGGAAGAACACCCTGGTCTACGCCGGTCTGGGCACGGTCCTCACCGTCGTGTCGTCGGTCCCGGTGGCGTACGCGCTCGCCAAGTTCCGCTTCCGCGGCCGGAACCTGTCCTTGATGCTGGTCATCTCGATGATGATGCTGCCGCCCCAGGTGATCATCATCCCGATGTACCTGTTCTGGGCGAAGCAGCTGGACCTCTCGGGGACCCTCTGGCCCCTGATCATCCCGATGGCGTTCGGAGACGCGTTCTCGATCTTCCTCCTGCGCCAGTTCCTGATGACGATCCCGAACGAGTACCTGGACGCGGCACGGGTCGACGGCTGCGGTGAACTCCGCACACTCCTGCGGGTGGTCCTTCCCATGGCGAAACCGGGCATAGCCGCTGTGGCCCTGTTCCAGTTCTTCTACGCGTGGAACGACTACTTCGGCCCTCAGATCTACGCGTCCGAGAACCCGGGCGCCTGGACGCTCTCCTACGGCCTGGAGTCCTTCAAGGGCGCACACCACACCGACTGGAACCTGACCATGGCCGCGACCGTACTGGTCATGGCCCCCGTGATCCTCGTGTTCTTCTTCGCCCAGAAGGCGTTCGTAGAGGGCGTCACGCTCACCGGAGTAAAGGGTTGA
- a CDS encoding FtsX-like permease family protein: MRADLRLAWQLIRGSDRREWWRVGLTALGAALATGFALAGVALASLDGYNSVPLAHGLLNTPGGRSGVIFSLALLLIPVLGFLGQSARIGAVHRDRRLAGLRLAGATPWQVRRIAALEAGLACLLGSALASAVAVPVLLSLWTSPAVLAWAGMALVVLAVPALGAAVSALALRRVVASPLGWVRRVRTARRPGRVFLVATGLLVVLAVLTLLAPVYDRPHRFSPVALVVLALALLVGAAAVWLTGWSSGLLGRTLAARAQRPALLIAAERLRDDPWAAARTHAAVLLVTVVSTGFVGVRQVFLADLHAMRRLGRLGMDMEFYTTGLDLTAAAILVALGIVLSALAVGTAESLATRRRGLAVQNAAGVPRGVLARALFLETALPLVPAVVVAGSGGMAIGAWYASIATEWTVPDVPYVSLLVPLAVYACCLLAAATSLPLLHRSLRPAELRYG; the protein is encoded by the coding sequence ATGAGAGCCGATCTTCGGCTGGCCTGGCAGCTCATCCGGGGGTCCGACCGGCGCGAGTGGTGGCGGGTGGGGCTCACCGCACTCGGGGCGGCGCTCGCGACCGGTTTCGCGCTGGCGGGCGTCGCGCTGGCCTCGCTCGACGGGTACAACAGCGTGCCGCTCGCCCACGGCTTGCTGAACACCCCCGGAGGGCGCTCCGGGGTGATCTTCAGCCTGGCGCTCCTCCTCATTCCGGTGCTCGGATTCCTCGGCCAGAGCGCGCGGATCGGCGCCGTCCACCGCGACCGGCGGCTCGCCGGGCTACGACTGGCCGGGGCCACGCCGTGGCAGGTGCGCCGGATCGCCGCACTGGAGGCCGGGCTCGCCTGTCTGCTGGGCTCGGCGCTCGCCAGCGCGGTCGCGGTGCCGGTACTGCTGTCCCTCTGGACCAGTCCGGCCGTCCTCGCCTGGGCGGGGATGGCCCTGGTCGTCCTGGCGGTGCCGGCGCTGGGCGCGGCGGTGTCCGCACTGGCGTTGCGCCGGGTGGTGGCGTCACCGCTCGGCTGGGTGCGCCGGGTGCGGACCGCCCGGCGTCCGGGGCGGGTGTTCCTGGTGGCGACCGGACTGCTCGTGGTGTTGGCGGTACTGACCTTGCTGGCCCCGGTGTACGACAGGCCCCACCGGTTCTCCCCCGTTGCGCTGGTCGTCCTGGCCCTGGCCCTGCTGGTCGGTGCCGCGGCGGTGTGGCTGACCGGCTGGTCCTCCGGCCTGCTGGGCCGCACCCTCGCGGCCCGGGCCCAGCGCCCGGCCCTGCTGATCGCGGCGGAACGGCTGCGCGACGACCCGTGGGCGGCGGCCCGTACCCACGCGGCCGTATTGCTGGTGACCGTCGTCAGCACCGGCTTCGTGGGGGTGCGGCAGGTGTTTCTCGCCGATCTGCACGCCATGCGCCGCCTGGGCCGACTCGGCATGGACATGGAGTTCTATACGACGGGCCTCGATCTGACGGCGGCCGCGATCCTCGTCGCCCTCGGGATCGTCCTGTCGGCTCTCGCTGTCGGCACCGCCGAGTCCCTGGCCACCCGGCGCCGCGGCCTGGCCGTGCAGAACGCGGCCGGGGTGCCGCGCGGGGTGCTGGCCCGGGCGCTGTTCCTCGAGACCGCGCTCCCGCTGGTCCCGGCGGTCGTGGTGGCGGGCTCCGGCGGCATGGCGATCGGCGCCTGGTACGCATCGATCGCCACGGAGTGGACGGTGCCGGACGTGCCGTACGTCTCCCTGCTGGTCCCCCTCGCGGTGTACGCCTGCTGCCTGCTGGCCGCGGCCACCTCACTGCCCCTGCTGCACCGCTCGCTCCGCCCGGCGGAGCTGCGCTACGGGTGA
- a CDS encoding ROK family transcriptional regulator codes for MAGTAGTPGTPRVLRAMNDRAALDLLLEHGPLSRTRIGKLTGLSKPTASQLLARLEAAGLVLATGTTEGRPGPGAQLYEVNPAAAYAAGLDVTPERILAAVADITGRTVGSYELPTPGRRPTQPVVRQVTDALDGAVKAAGLARDDVRRLVIGTPGAFDPNTGRLRYASHLPGWHTPALLDEVAAALPMPVEYENDVNLVAVAEQRLGAARGHEDFVLLWNEGGLGAALVLGGRLHRGWTGGAGEVGFLPVPGAPLVRQVTKANSGGYQELAGSQAIPRLARELGMTNIPSGPYTEAAAQLVERAAAEDTVLNRLLLETYATRLATGLASLVSVLDPELVVLSGASLTSGGEVLRTLVQAELEELAASRPRLVVGDVREHPVLRGALESALATTRDEVFDTAR; via the coding sequence ATGGCAGGAACCGCCGGTACGCCGGGCACCCCGCGCGTCCTGCGCGCCATGAACGACCGTGCCGCCCTGGACCTCCTCCTGGAGCACGGGCCGCTGTCCCGCACGCGGATCGGCAAGCTCACCGGCCTCTCCAAGCCGACCGCCTCCCAGCTGCTCGCCCGCCTCGAAGCCGCCGGCCTCGTCCTGGCCACCGGCACCACGGAGGGCCGGCCCGGCCCGGGCGCCCAGCTGTACGAGGTCAATCCGGCCGCCGCGTACGCCGCGGGACTCGACGTCACCCCCGAACGCATCCTCGCCGCCGTCGCCGACATCACCGGCCGCACGGTGGGGTCGTACGAACTGCCCACCCCCGGCAGGCGGCCGACGCAGCCCGTCGTCCGGCAGGTCACCGACGCCCTCGACGGCGCGGTGAAGGCGGCGGGCCTCGCCCGCGACGACGTCCGCCGGCTCGTCATCGGCACCCCCGGCGCCTTCGACCCCAACACGGGCCGGCTGCGCTACGCCTCCCACCTCCCCGGCTGGCACACCCCCGCGCTCCTGGACGAAGTCGCCGCCGCCCTGCCGATGCCGGTCGAGTACGAGAACGACGTCAACCTCGTGGCGGTGGCCGAGCAGCGGCTCGGCGCGGCTCGCGGCCACGAGGACTTCGTGCTGCTGTGGAACGAGGGCGGCCTCGGTGCCGCCCTGGTCCTCGGCGGGCGCCTGCACCGCGGCTGGACCGGTGGCGCGGGCGAGGTGGGTTTCCTGCCGGTTCCGGGCGCACCCCTGGTCCGCCAGGTAACCAAAGCCAACAGTGGCGGCTACCAGGAGCTGGCCGGTTCGCAGGCGATCCCCCGACTCGCACGCGAACTCGGCATGACGAACATCCCGTCGGGGCCGTACACCGAGGCCGCCGCCCAACTCGTCGAACGGGCCGCCGCGGAGGACACCGTCCTGAACCGGCTCCTCCTGGAGACCTACGCGACCCGGCTGGCCACGGGTCTCGCTTCCCTGGTCTCCGTCCTCGACCCCGAACTGGTCGTCCTCAGCGGCGCCTCCCTCACGTCCGGCGGCGAGGTGCTGCGCACCCTCGTCCAGGCCGAACTGGAGGAGCTGGCCGCGTCCCGGCCCCGGCTCGTCGTCGGCGACGTCCGTGAACACCCCGTGTTGCGGGGCGCGTTGGAGAGCGCGCTCGCGACCACGCGTGACGAGGTCTTCGACACCGCACGCTGA
- a CDS encoding carbohydrate ABC transporter permease — protein sequence MSTHTLRTLRAKRRRSALRTVAFLSPWLIGFGVFFAYPLVSTVYFSLMKYDGFGTPAFRGLGNWAYVFEDYPLFWPALRNTLWLVLVMVTCRVVFGLGIGLLITKIKTGPGVFRTLFYLPYLAPPVAATLAFVFLLNPGTGPVNSVLDGLGLPTPGWFTDPAWSKPALTALALWGVGDLMVIFMAALLDVPKEQYEAAELDGTSAWQRFRFVTLPNISPIVMFAVVTGVIQTMQYYTQPLVAGKVASGIIGGSGQQFEPGYPDKSTLTLPQLVYNLGFQRFDYGSACVVALVLFALAMAFTALLMRRRGGLMQAGD from the coding sequence ATGTCCACGCACACTCTCCGCACTCTCCGCGCGAAGCGCCGCAGGTCGGCGCTTCGGACGGTGGCCTTCCTGTCACCGTGGCTCATCGGGTTCGGCGTCTTCTTCGCCTATCCGCTGGTGTCCACCGTGTACTTCTCGCTGATGAAGTACGACGGTTTCGGCACACCGGCCTTCCGCGGCCTGGGCAACTGGGCCTACGTCTTCGAGGACTACCCGCTGTTCTGGCCGGCGCTGCGCAACACGCTCTGGCTGGTGCTGGTGATGGTGACCTGCCGGGTCGTGTTCGGGCTCGGCATCGGCCTGCTGATCACGAAGATCAAGACCGGCCCGGGGGTCTTCCGCACCCTCTTCTACCTGCCGTACCTCGCCCCGCCGGTCGCCGCGACCCTGGCGTTCGTCTTCCTCCTCAACCCCGGCACCGGCCCCGTCAACTCGGTCCTGGACGGCCTGGGCCTGCCCACACCCGGCTGGTTCACGGACCCCGCCTGGTCCAAGCCGGCCCTCACCGCGCTGGCGCTGTGGGGCGTCGGCGACCTCATGGTCATCTTCATGGCCGCGCTGCTCGACGTGCCGAAGGAGCAGTACGAGGCCGCGGAGCTGGACGGGACGTCGGCCTGGCAGCGGTTCCGGTTCGTCACCCTGCCGAACATCTCGCCGATCGTCATGTTCGCCGTCGTCACGGGCGTGATCCAGACGATGCAGTACTACACACAGCCGCTGGTGGCCGGGAAGGTCGCCTCCGGCATCATCGGCGGCTCCGGCCAGCAGTTCGAGCCGGGCTACCCGGACAAGTCCACGCTGACCCTCCCCCAGCTCGTCTACAACCTCGGCTTCCAGCGCTTCGACTACGGCTCGGCCTGCGTGGTCGCGCTGGTGCTGTTCGCGCTGGCCATGGCGTTCACCGCGCTGCTGATGCGGCGCCGGGGCGGACTGATGCAGGCAGGTGACTGA
- a CDS encoding glutamate ABC transporter substrate-binding protein, producing the protein MNVRDDSVRLRGAGSPWRRLRAGLRGWGGVGAMASVCALAVVFALLLPLSQYDGDGGTALGGRGVAHSSQVRAGDCEKPQDKSLSPSGGDGKTPTVDAIKDRKDRRLIVGVDTNSYRWGYLDPNNPSGELEGFDIDLVHRIAQDILGDRDAVRFKAIPTSRRVEAIQKGEVDMVVRTMTINCDRIEQVAFSAPYFVTGQQVLAPKTSTITGYNDTLAGKRICSATGSTAYDNLEAGRKNRDLPASADIRTTVPNQLDCLVKLQLGEVDAVVTDGALAASQAAQDPTVELKGGLFTDEYYGVAMKRGSDDLVRQVNRTLEDYVKDGGWEASYEKWLHPTMDQGDKKSASATPPTARYK; encoded by the coding sequence ATGAACGTACGCGACGACTCGGTTCGCCTCCGGGGTGCGGGCAGCCCGTGGCGGCGTCTGCGGGCCGGCCTGCGCGGCTGGGGCGGGGTGGGCGCGATGGCGTCCGTCTGCGCCCTGGCGGTGGTCTTCGCGCTGCTGCTGCCCCTGTCCCAGTACGACGGGGACGGCGGTACGGCCCTCGGGGGCCGGGGTGTCGCCCACAGCAGCCAGGTGCGGGCCGGGGACTGCGAGAAGCCGCAGGACAAGAGCCTGTCGCCGTCCGGCGGCGACGGAAAGACCCCGACCGTCGACGCCATCAAGGACCGCAAGGACCGGCGCCTGATCGTCGGCGTCGACACCAACAGCTACCGCTGGGGTTACCTCGACCCGAACAACCCCTCGGGTGAGCTGGAGGGGTTCGACATCGACCTGGTCCACCGGATCGCCCAGGACATCCTCGGCGACCGTGACGCGGTGCGGTTCAAGGCCATCCCGACCAGCCGCCGTGTCGAGGCGATCCAGAAGGGCGAGGTCGACATGGTGGTCCGCACCATGACGATCAACTGCGACCGTATCGAGCAAGTCGCCTTCTCCGCCCCCTACTTCGTGACCGGCCAGCAGGTCCTGGCGCCCAAGACCTCGACCATCACGGGCTACAACGACACTCTCGCCGGCAAGCGCATCTGCTCGGCGACGGGTTCCACGGCGTACGACAACCTCGAAGCGGGCAGGAAGAACCGCGACCTCCCCGCCTCCGCCGACATCAGGACCACCGTCCCCAACCAGCTCGACTGCCTGGTGAAGTTGCAACTCGGCGAGGTCGACGCGGTCGTGACGGACGGTGCGCTCGCCGCGAGTCAGGCCGCGCAGGATCCCACGGTGGAACTCAAGGGCGGACTGTTCACCGACGAGTACTACGGCGTGGCGATGAAACGGGGCTCCGACGATCTGGTACGCCAGGTCAACCGGACCCTGGAGGACTACGTCAAGGACGGCGGCTGGGAGGCGTCGTACGAGAAGTGGCTGCACCCGACGATGGACCAGGGCGACAAGAAGTCGGCGTCGGCGACTCCTCCCACAGCCCGGTACAAGTGA
- a CDS encoding mechanosensitive ion channel family protein: MSLPADLLAAGSSPSPSPSETTTPAVPSIQDAQESATQAASWFEENWSTWLATGLKIVLILVIAAVLRMAIRRAITKLIDRMNRTAQAVDGTALGGLLVNVERRRQRSQAIGSVLRSVASFLIMGTAALMILSTFDINLAPLLASAGVAGVAIGFGARNLVTDFLSGVFMILEDQYGVGDAIDAGVASGEVIEVGLRVTKLRGDNGEIWYVRNGEVKRIGNLSQGWSTAGVDVTVRSSEDLDKVKRSIGEVAEKMSKEEPWNELLWGPIEVLGLDSVLLDSMVVRVSAKTMPGKSLTVERELRWRIKRAFDAADIPLVGRAPLTTEEAAATDPTAGMAAPSAYANTSSPQAQAATPLAPPSVTK, translated from the coding sequence GTGTCCTTGCCCGCCGACCTACTGGCCGCCGGTTCGTCCCCGTCGCCGTCCCCCTCGGAGACGACGACTCCGGCGGTGCCCTCGATCCAGGACGCCCAGGAGAGCGCGACCCAGGCCGCGAGCTGGTTCGAGGAGAACTGGTCGACCTGGCTCGCCACAGGTCTGAAGATCGTGCTGATCCTGGTGATCGCGGCGGTGCTGAGAATGGCGATCCGGCGGGCGATCACCAAGCTCATAGACCGGATGAACCGCACGGCGCAGGCGGTGGACGGCACGGCCCTCGGCGGCCTGCTGGTCAACGTCGAGCGCCGCCGTCAGCGCTCGCAGGCCATCGGCTCGGTCCTGCGCTCGGTGGCGAGCTTCCTGATCATGGGCACCGCGGCCCTGATGATCCTCTCCACCTTCGACATCAACCTGGCCCCGCTGCTGGCCTCCGCCGGTGTGGCGGGCGTGGCGATCGGCTTCGGCGCCCGCAACCTGGTCACCGACTTCCTCTCCGGCGTCTTCATGATCCTGGAGGACCAGTACGGCGTCGGCGACGCGATCGACGCGGGCGTGGCATCCGGCGAGGTCATCGAGGTCGGCCTGCGCGTGACCAAGCTGCGCGGCGACAACGGCGAGATCTGGTACGTCCGCAACGGCGAGGTCAAGCGGATCGGCAACCTCTCGCAGGGCTGGTCGACGGCCGGCGTGGACGTCACGGTCCGCTCCTCCGAGGACCTGGACAAGGTCAAGCGCAGCATCGGCGAGGTCGCCGAGAAGATGAGCAAGGAGGAGCCCTGGAACGAGCTCCTCTGGGGCCCGATCGAGGTCCTCGGCCTGGACAGCGTGCTGCTGGACTCGATGGTCGTACGGGTGTCCGCGAAGACGATGCCCGGCAAGTCCCTGACGGTGGAACGCGAGCTGCGCTGGCGCATCAAGCGCGCCTTCGACGCCGCGGACATCCCGCTCGTCGGCCGCGCCCCCCTCACCACGGAGGAGGCGGCCGCGACCGACCCGACGGCGGGCATGGCGGCTCCGTCGGCGTACGCCAACACGTCCTCTCCGCAGGCCCAGGCGGCTACGCCGCTGGCGCCGCCGAGCGTGACGAAGTAG
- a CDS encoding ABC transporter substrate-binding protein: MPSASRKAATALAASASLALLATACTGQSASGADDDPDARTTITFWHGWSAPAEVKAIQANVDRFEKDHPNITVKVVGNINDDKLNQALRAGGSNGPDVVSSFTTSNIGKFCSSGAFLDLKPFIEKSKLDLDKTIPKPMLDYTQFEGTRCALPLLGDAYGLYYNKDAFEKAGIKSPPKTWSEFAKVAKKLTKTKGDSYEQLGFMPTYHGYETVVDHYMSQWDHAYFDADGKSNIAKDPAFAEMFTYQKKLVDDLGGFAKLEKYRNTFGDEWGAKHPFQTGQVAMQLDGEWRLGMAKDAGVDFEIGTAPMPVADDEVDEYGKGFLSGTIIGIAPQSEKQNAAWELVKYLTTDTEAVVSFANAIHNVPSTFAALKSPDLKVDPGFKTFLEIAQNPHSNTPPASVNGSTYQTTLQDFGYQYESGKVKDLKAGLEKTARQIDTDIEQAK, encoded by the coding sequence ATACCCTCAGCGTCCCGCAAGGCGGCCACCGCCCTGGCCGCATCCGCCTCCCTGGCCCTCCTGGCAACGGCCTGTACCGGCCAGTCGGCGTCCGGTGCCGACGACGATCCCGACGCCAGGACGACGATCACCTTCTGGCACGGCTGGAGCGCTCCCGCCGAGGTCAAGGCGATCCAGGCGAACGTCGACCGCTTCGAGAAGGACCACCCGAACATCACGGTGAAGGTCGTCGGCAACATCAACGACGACAAGCTCAACCAGGCGCTGCGCGCGGGCGGTTCGAACGGGCCGGACGTGGTGTCGTCGTTCACGACCTCCAACATCGGCAAGTTCTGTTCCTCGGGCGCCTTCCTCGACCTGAAGCCGTTCATCGAGAAGTCGAAGCTCGACCTCGACAAGACCATCCCGAAGCCGATGCTGGACTACACCCAGTTCGAGGGCACCCGCTGCGCCCTGCCCCTGCTGGGCGACGCCTACGGCCTCTACTACAACAAGGACGCCTTCGAGAAGGCCGGCATCAAGTCCCCGCCGAAGACCTGGTCGGAGTTCGCGAAGGTCGCCAAGAAGCTGACGAAGACCAAGGGCGACAGTTACGAGCAGCTCGGGTTCATGCCGACGTACCACGGCTACGAGACGGTCGTCGATCACTACATGTCCCAGTGGGACCACGCCTACTTCGACGCCGACGGCAAGTCCAACATCGCCAAGGACCCGGCCTTCGCCGAGATGTTCACCTACCAGAAGAAGCTCGTCGACGACCTCGGCGGCTTCGCGAAGCTGGAGAAGTACCGCAACACCTTCGGTGACGAGTGGGGCGCCAAGCACCCGTTCCAGACCGGCCAGGTGGCCATGCAGCTCGACGGCGAGTGGCGCCTCGGCATGGCGAAGGACGCAGGCGTCGACTTCGAGATCGGCACCGCCCCGATGCCCGTCGCGGACGACGAGGTCGACGAGTACGGCAAGGGCTTCCTCTCCGGCACGATCATCGGCATCGCCCCGCAGAGCGAGAAGCAGAACGCGGCCTGGGAGCTGGTGAAGTACCTGACGACCGACACCGAGGCCGTCGTGTCCTTCGCCAACGCCATCCACAACGTGCCGTCCACCTTCGCGGCCCTGAAGTCGCCCGACCTGAAGGTGGACCCCGGTTTCAAGACGTTCCTGGAGATCGCCCAGAACCCGCACTCGAACACCCCGCCGGCCTCCGTCAACGGCTCGACGTACCAGACGACGCTCCAGGACTTCGGCTACCAGTACGAGTCGGGCAAGGTGAAGGACCTGAAAGCCGGTCTGGAGAAGACCGCCCGGCAGATCGACACCGACATCGAGCAGGCGAAGTAG